Proteins co-encoded in one Bacteroidales bacterium genomic window:
- the rplI gene encoding 50S ribosomal protein L9 yields MEIILKHDVPNLGYKDDIVTVRNGYALNYLIPQGLAVSATGSTLKSHNEILKQRAHKEEKIKQEAQQMAETLKGVSLSIGAKTSTKGKIFGSVNAIQIAEALQEKGFNIDRKNITFKEDLIKEVGTYHARVRLHKEVHVEIPFEIVGE; encoded by the coding sequence ATGGAAATTATACTGAAACATGATGTACCGAACCTCGGATACAAAGACGATATCGTAACCGTCAGAAACGGATATGCATTAAACTATCTGATTCCCCAGGGATTAGCTGTTTCTGCTACCGGTTCCACTCTCAAGTCACACAATGAGATTCTGAAACAGAGAGCTCACAAGGAAGAGAAAATCAAACAGGAAGCTCAGCAAATGGCTGAAACTCTTAAAGGTGTTTCTTTATCCATCGGTGCCAAAACAAGCACAAAGGGTAAGATTTTCGGATCTGTGAATGCCATCCAGATTGCTGAAGCATTACAGGAAAAAGGCTTTAATATCGACCGTAAGAATATCACTTTCAAGGAAGATCTTATAAAGGAAGTGGGTACCTACCACGCCCGTGTAAGACTTCATAAAGAAGTTCACGTTGAAATTCCTTTCGAAATTGTAGGGGAATAG
- a CDS encoding S26 family signal peptidase: MKADRRDWIWFGTVAFIYILFVIWLQNFWFILGLGVIFDMYITKKVNWTFWKKRTGPNSKAVEWLDAVIFAVIAVTLINIFLFQNYKIPTGSMENTLLIGDHLYVSKVAYGPRIPNTPLSFPFTQHTMPFTRGTRSFVEWIKLPYRRLAGFGKVKRDDAVVFNFPAGDTVVIDHQNVSYYSIVRDSARERKARDQYYGRPVKTDKEYYNLARNAVWKNFDITIRPVDKRDNYIKRCVAIAGDTLQVINKRVYVNGVPEKEYPGIQHNYYIFLKDGQNISERVFDRMEIYDVNRYANVIQAYLTEDEVNKIREFKSVQQVVPNDYFDKYMFDTFPQDTNYKWTINNFGPLYIPRKGTTVKINTKNLCLYERIISTYENNKLEVKDSTVYINDKPATEYTFKMDYYWMMGDNRHSSLDSRFWGFVPEDHIVGKPKLIWLSIDKNKKFINRIRWERMLKRV, translated from the coding sequence ATGAAAGCAGATCGCAGAGACTGGATATGGTTTGGTACTGTTGCCTTTATCTATATCCTTTTTGTCATTTGGTTACAAAATTTCTGGTTTATCCTGGGTTTGGGTGTAATCTTTGACATGTACATTACAAAGAAGGTTAACTGGACATTCTGGAAGAAAAGAACCGGCCCTAACAGCAAAGCTGTTGAATGGTTAGATGCTGTAATTTTTGCTGTAATTGCCGTTACCCTCATTAACATCTTCCTTTTCCAGAATTATAAAATTCCAACCGGTTCCATGGAGAATACCCTTCTCATAGGCGATCATCTCTATGTAAGCAAGGTTGCTTACGGACCAAGAATCCCCAATACCCCGCTTTCATTTCCTTTCACACAACATACAATGCCCTTCACCCGTGGCACAAGGTCTTTTGTGGAGTGGATTAAGCTGCCTTACAGGCGACTTGCCGGTTTTGGCAAGGTGAAACGCGATGATGCAGTTGTGTTTAATTTCCCTGCTGGTGACACTGTAGTGATTGATCATCAAAACGTCAGCTATTATTCAATAGTCAGGGATTCAGCCAGGGAGCGCAAGGCAAGGGATCAATATTACGGCCGTCCTGTTAAAACGGATAAGGAATACTACAATCTTGCAAGGAACGCGGTATGGAAAAATTTTGATATCACTATCAGACCGGTTGACAAACGCGATAATTATATAAAGCGTTGTGTGGCTATTGCCGGCGACACCTTGCAGGTTATAAATAAAAGAGTTTATGTTAATGGTGTACCTGAAAAAGAGTATCCTGGCATACAACACAATTATTATATTTTTCTGAAGGACGGACAGAATATTTCAGAAAGGGTTTTCGATCGTATGGAGATTTATGATGTAAATCGTTATGCAAATGTAATACAGGCTTACCTGACTGAAGATGAAGTAAATAAAATAAGGGAATTTAAGAGTGTGCAGCAGGTGGTACCCAATGATTATTTTGATAAATACATGTTTGACACCTTTCCTCAAGACACAAATTATAAATGGACGATTAATAATTTCGGTCCCTTATATATTCCCAGGAAAGGCACTACAGTTAAAATCAACACAAAGAACCTGTGTTTATACGAGCGCATCATTTCAACCTATGAAAATAATAAGCTTGAAGTTAAAGATTCGACTGTCTACATAAACGATAAGCCTGCTACAGAATATACATTTAAAATGGATTATTACTGGATGATGGGGGACAACCGTCACAGCAGCCTGGATTCCCGCTTCTGGGGTTTTGTTCCCGAAGATCATATCGTGGGAAAACCGAAACTAATCTGGCTGTCGATTGACAAAAACAAAAAGTTCATCAACCGGATACGGTGGGAGAGGATGCTGAAGAGGGTGTAA
- the dapB gene encoding 4-hydroxy-tetrahydrodipicolinate reductase, translating into MKIALLGYGKMGREIEKIALQRNHTIVLKIDIDNQQDNNVENLRKADIAIDFSTPASAFANILRCFEANVPVVCGTTGWTDKIGEVEDLCRQKNQAFFWASNYSLGVNLFFALNNYLAGLMNNVDGYNVSIEEIHHIHKLDAPSGTAITLANGIVDNLENKTKWELDQESEHGSIKITAVREDEVPGTHIVTWDSTVDQIQIRHEAKSRQGFALGAVLAAEFIRDKKGVYSMKDLIRI; encoded by the coding sequence ATGAAAATAGCATTGCTGGGTTACGGAAAAATGGGAAGGGAAATAGAGAAGATTGCCCTTCAAAGGAATCATACAATAGTGCTGAAAATCGATATAGATAATCAACAGGATAACAACGTTGAAAATCTCAGGAAAGCTGATATAGCCATTGACTTTTCAACCCCGGCTTCGGCTTTTGCGAATATTCTAAGGTGCTTTGAAGCCAATGTTCCGGTTGTCTGCGGAACAACCGGATGGACTGATAAAATTGGCGAAGTGGAAGATTTATGCCGACAAAAAAACCAGGCTTTTTTCTGGGCATCCAATTACAGTTTAGGTGTAAATCTTTTTTTTGCTCTGAATAATTATCTGGCAGGGCTGATGAATAATGTGGACGGTTATAACGTAAGTATTGAAGAAATTCATCACATACATAAACTCGATGCGCCGAGCGGTACTGCCATTACACTTGCCAATGGTATTGTCGACAACCTTGAAAACAAAACCAAATGGGAACTGGATCAGGAATCTGAGCACGGTTCAATTAAAATAACTGCAGTCAGAGAAGATGAAGTCCCCGGAACTCATATTGTTACATGGGATTCTACTGTTGACCAGATACAGATAAGGCATGAGGCAAAAAGCAGGCAGGGGTTTGCATTGGGTGCTGTGCTGGCGGCTGAATTTATAAGGGATAAGAAGGGGGTTTATTCGATGAAGGATTTGATTAGAATCTGA
- the rplT gene encoding 50S ribosomal protein L20, which translates to MPRSVNAVASRAKRKKVLKQTKGNFLSRANVWTVAKNTWEKGLGYAYADRRTKKRNFRALWIARINAGARQHGMSYSELIGKLNDKGVALNRKALADLAMNNPEAFEAVVNSVK; encoded by the coding sequence ATGCCAAGATCAGTAAATGCTGTAGCATCAAGAGCAAAAAGAAAAAAAGTACTTAAGCAGACGAAGGGTAATTTCCTTTCAAGAGCCAATGTATGGACAGTTGCAAAAAATACATGGGAAAAAGGACTGGGTTATGCCTACGCCGACAGACGTACGAAAAAGCGTAATTTCAGAGCATTATGGATTGCCCGTATCAATGCAGGTGCAAGACAACATGGTATGTCATATTCCGAATTGATCGGAAAGCTCAATGATAAAGGTGTTGCATTAAACCGTAAAGCACTGGCCGATTTAGCCATGAATAATCCCGAGGCTTTCGAAGCTGTTGTTAATTCTGTGAAGTAG
- the rpmI gene encoding 50S ribosomal protein L35 yields the protein MKSNSGAKKRYDLTGTGKIKRKHAYKSHILTKKTTKRKRNLGYSTLVATTDEKNARLLLAC from the coding sequence ATGAAATCTAATTCCGGTGCCAAAAAAAGATACGATCTTACCGGAACCGGAAAAATTAAACGCAAACACGCTTACAAAAGTCACATTCTTACCAAAAAGACAACAAAAAGGAAAAGAAATCTTGGTTACTCCACTTTGGTTGCAACCACAGATGAAAAGAATGCAAGACTTTTATTAGCTTGTTAA
- the infC gene encoding translation initiation factor IF-3, producing the protein MATPVFRREVRREEVSQFAVNYEIKAPVVRVVGENLENPGIFPIKEAIRMAEELELDLVEISPNANPPVCKIIDYQKFLYQQKRKQKELKAKTAKIVVKEIRFGPYTDDHDYNFKLKHAQKFLQEGAKVKAYVFFKGRSIVYNEDGEALLQRFAGDLAELGKVEQNPKLEGKRMIMLINPVPKKVK; encoded by the coding sequence ATAGCAACGCCAGTTTTTAGAAGAGAAGTCAGACGGGAAGAAGTATCTCAGTTTGCAGTTAATTATGAAATTAAAGCACCTGTAGTAAGGGTAGTAGGTGAGAATCTCGAAAATCCGGGGATATTTCCCATTAAAGAGGCTATTCGTATGGCTGAAGAATTGGAACTTGACCTGGTTGAAATTTCACCGAATGCCAACCCGCCCGTTTGCAAAATCATCGATTATCAGAAGTTTTTGTACCAGCAAAAGCGCAAACAAAAAGAGCTTAAAGCAAAAACAGCAAAAATTGTTGTGAAAGAGATCCGTTTTGGGCCCTATACTGATGACCATGATTATAATTTTAAACTGAAACACGCTCAGAAGTTCCTGCAGGAAGGTGCAAAGGTTAAGGCCTATGTATTTTTCAAAGGAAGGTCGATTGTTTATAATGAGGATGGAGAAGCTTTATTGCAGCGTTTTGCCGGTGACCTGGCAGAACTTGGTAAGGTTGAACAGAATCCGAAACTGGAAGGAAAACGGATGATCATGCTGATCAATCCGGTACCTAAAAAAGTGAAATAA
- the thrS gene encoding threonine--tRNA ligase, which yields MIKITFPDNSIREFEPGISGLDIAKSIGNSLAREVVAVSVNNEVWDATRPITSDAALVLHKFDTPEGKHAFWHSSAHLMAEALEALYPGIKFGIGPAIENGFYYDVDPGEGVVITEADLPRIEEKMYELSRRNSEYKREEISKEDVLGLFRQKKDEYKVELIQDLQDGTITLYKQGNFTDLCRGPHLPDTSYIKAIKLLSVAGAYWRGDEKRKQLTRIYGITFPKKQMLDDYLVMLEQAKARDHRKLGKELELFTFSQKVGAGLPLWLPKGAQLRERLENFLKKIQVKYGYLPVITPHIGQKELYVTSGHYEKYGKDSFQPIHTPEEGEEFLLKPMNCPHHCEIYRSKPRSYKDLPVRFAEFGTVYRYEQSGELHGLTRVRGFTQDDAHLFCRPDQIKEEFIKVIDIIYTVFKAFDFNDFVAQVSLRDPGNREKYIGSDENWEKAENAIIEATRERNMKTEVVKGEAAFYGPKLDFMVKDALGRKWQLGTIQVDYNLPERFELEYTGSDDQKHRPVMIHRAPFGSMERFVAVLIEHTAGKFPLWLTPDQVVVLPISEKYHDYAEKVLNFLNNYDIRTLIDSRNEKIGKKIRDNELKRIPYLLVVGEKEEAEGTVAVRKQGEGDKGAMKLEEFAEFIKNEVKKQEATN from the coding sequence ATGATAAAGATAACTTTTCCTGACAATTCAATCCGTGAATTTGAACCGGGCATCAGCGGACTTGATATAGCCAAGAGCATAGGCAATAGTCTGGCCCGTGAAGTAGTAGCTGTAAGTGTTAATAATGAAGTATGGGATGCCACACGCCCCATCACCTCCGATGCCGCACTGGTTCTTCATAAATTTGATACACCTGAAGGAAAGCACGCCTTCTGGCATTCTTCTGCTCATTTGATGGCTGAAGCTCTTGAAGCGCTTTACCCGGGAATAAAATTTGGTATAGGGCCAGCCATTGAAAATGGTTTTTATTATGATGTAGATCCGGGCGAGGGAGTTGTTATTACCGAAGCTGATCTGCCTCGCATTGAGGAGAAGATGTATGAGCTGAGCCGCAGAAACAGTGAATATAAACGGGAGGAAATCAGCAAAGAAGATGTGTTAGGTTTATTCAGACAAAAAAAAGATGAATATAAGGTTGAACTGATCCAGGATTTGCAGGATGGAACCATTACTTTGTATAAACAGGGAAACTTCACTGATTTATGCCGTGGTCCTCATTTGCCCGATACAAGCTATATCAAGGCAATTAAGCTTCTTAGCGTGGCCGGTGCATACTGGAGGGGTGATGAAAAACGCAAACAACTCACCCGTATTTATGGCATTACATTCCCCAAAAAGCAAATGCTTGATGATTATCTTGTCATGCTTGAACAGGCAAAGGCAAGAGATCACAGGAAACTGGGGAAGGAACTTGAACTTTTTACGTTTTCGCAAAAGGTTGGTGCCGGATTGCCGTTATGGCTTCCAAAAGGTGCCCAGTTACGCGAGCGACTGGAAAATTTCCTTAAAAAGATACAGGTAAAATATGGTTATTTGCCTGTAATCACACCACATATAGGGCAGAAGGAGCTCTATGTAACTTCAGGCCATTATGAAAAATACGGCAAAGATTCTTTTCAGCCTATTCATACACCTGAAGAAGGCGAGGAATTTCTTCTGAAACCTATGAATTGTCCGCATCATTGTGAAATTTACAGAAGCAAACCCAGGTCATATAAAGATCTTCCCGTCCGTTTTGCTGAATTCGGTACCGTATACCGTTATGAGCAAAGTGGTGAACTTCACGGTCTGACCCGCGTGAGGGGCTTTACCCAGGATGATGCTCACCTGTTTTGCAGGCCTGATCAGATTAAGGAAGAATTTATCAAGGTCATTGATATTATCTATACTGTTTTCAAGGCATTCGATTTCAATGATTTTGTAGCACAGGTTTCGTTGCGTGATCCCGGTAACCGGGAAAAGTATATAGGTTCTGATGAGAACTGGGAGAAAGCAGAAAATGCAATTATTGAAGCTACCCGGGAAAGGAACATGAAAACTGAGGTTGTTAAAGGTGAAGCTGCTTTTTACGGGCCAAAACTCGACTTCATGGTAAAGGATGCATTGGGAAGAAAGTGGCAGCTGGGTACAATTCAGGTAGACTATAACCTGCCTGAGCGATTTGAACTTGAATATACCGGCAGCGACGATCAGAAGCACAGGCCTGTTATGATACACAGGGCGCCATTCGGGTCAATGGAACGTTTTGTTGCGGTTCTGATTGAGCATACGGCCGGAAAATTTCCCTTGTGGCTGACACCTGACCAGGTTGTTGTTTTGCCTATAAGTGAAAAATACCATGATTATGCCGAAAAAGTTTTAAATTTCCTAAATAATTACGATATTCGCACCCTGATTGATTCCCGTAATGAAAAGATTGGTAAGAAGATAAGGGACAATGAGTTAAAGCGCATTCCCTACCTTCTTGTCGTGGGCGAGAAAGAAGAAGCCGAAGGAACTGTAGCCGTGAGGAAACAGGGTGAGGGAGACAAAGGAGCTATGAAGCTCGAAGAATTTGCGGAATTTATCAAAAACGAAGTAAAGAAACAGGAAGCTACGAACTAA
- a CDS encoding type IX secretion system membrane protein PorP/SprF: MLNRYLKTIVLFSLIVPIRFAGAQQLPVYSQYTFNKFLLNPATAGSDGYTSISLVAREQWVGFKGTPKTHAITIDSRLLRNSFISKNASVRRKRRLSSRSGRVGWAAHVFNDHNGPLDRTGIEGTYAYHIAIDQGQLSFGLSGLFYQFKLNKDKIDLGDEDIDPLLDGLKGTLYIPDANFGIYYTSATIYGGVSVMQLFESSIHFGDDNGSTYRIKRNYNLLAGYYYSINRDFAIEPSMLLKMPTASKPQLDINAKVYYRNNYWGGMAFRTNNAFVIYAGARFDRYFIGYGFDYNFSPIGRQTYGSHEIMAAIKFGDTARRYRWLNTY; the protein is encoded by the coding sequence ATGTTAAACAGATACCTGAAAACAATTGTGCTGTTCTCCCTCATAGTTCCTATAAGGTTTGCAGGGGCACAGCAATTACCGGTTTACAGCCAGTATACGTTCAATAAATTTTTGTTGAATCCGGCTACTGCCGGAAGTGACGGCTACACAAGTATAAGCCTGGTAGCGCGAGAACAATGGGTCGGTTTTAAAGGTACGCCGAAAACACACGCTATCACCATTGATTCACGGCTATTGCGAAACAGTTTTATCTCAAAAAATGCCTCAGTAAGGAGAAAGAGAAGGCTGAGTTCGAGATCAGGAAGAGTCGGCTGGGCAGCGCATGTTTTTAACGATCACAATGGCCCTCTTGACCGAACGGGTATTGAGGGCACCTATGCATACCATATTGCTATTGACCAGGGCCAGTTGTCGTTCGGACTTTCAGGACTGTTTTACCAGTTCAAGCTGAATAAAGATAAAATTGATCTTGGTGATGAGGATATTGATCCATTGCTTGACGGACTTAAAGGAACTCTTTATATTCCGGATGCCAATTTTGGTATTTATTATACATCAGCTACAATTTACGGAGGCGTATCCGTGATGCAATTGTTTGAATCGTCGATCCATTTTGGCGATGATAACGGAAGCACCTACAGGATAAAGCGAAATTATAATCTACTGGCAGGTTATTACTATTCCATAAATCGTGACTTCGCCATTGAGCCTTCAATGCTGCTGAAAATGCCTACGGCTTCAAAGCCACAGCTCGACATTAATGCCAAAGTTTATTACAGGAATAATTATTGGGGTGGAATGGCTTTCAGGACAAACAATGCCTTTGTTATTTATGCCGGCGCCCGCTTTGACCGTTATTTTATCGGGTACGGTTTTGATTATAATTTCAGTCCTATTGGCCGGCAAACCTACGGGTCACATGAAATCATGGCGGCCATTAAATTCGGTGATACGGCACGACGGTACAGGTGGTTGAATACCTATTAA